atttggagatgaGAGATACTAGATGGTGTTGACGGCTGTCGAGTACTGACATGTTagagctgtttgaagtaaattACGCAGCAAATGTAGCCTATGAGAAATGTCCGATGTTTCTCACTTCAGGTCGCCTATACGTCAGCTCCTTAAACGCCTTATCAGAGCAGGTTTGTGTCCCCTGAATGGCCGGCGACTCTCTGAAAGCCTTTCATTCCATATTTTTCGTGCATCACTGAAAACCGAGACAAGGCTCCAATTAGCGGCTGTCGCGTTCGCCATATGGATACTGTTAACCTGCTAACCCTCCGTTCCATTTTATGAAAAGGGTAATGATCATCTGTCTAAGGAAATAATTTCTGCCTGCTCCACAAGGTCGCATTTCACCTTGCAACAGGTATAATTATTGTTGGAACGCTTTTCTTATTTGTAGAAAGAGGGAATAATTGCAGAGCTCCACTCTCCAAAACAGATATGAGAAATTAACCGACTAGAAAGCGAACGTAATACAATTGTCAACTAGACACTGTGTGTTACACAGTTACATGGCAGTTCATGTTCTTACTACAGCCAAATAacttattttacaatgtaagtCTCTTTCGTTCGATCGCTCGCTGACACGCAGGCCTATGCATAGTCAAGCATTGTCcaatttaaatcaaatgaatacTTTTCCTGTGGAAATATAGTaacatgtttttaaagcacGGTATGTTTGTATAAGGCTTACGCGTCACTTAGCATATCACGgaattaaacaatttaaagcTCCACCCATACCTTCATTTATTCTCCATAGCCCAGAGTGAGAATCCAGGTCCTCAGAGTTAGTGATATTCTCTTGGTTCACCTTTATGATGTACCAATAATCGCTGCCGATAGCTGCAGCCAGGAAACCGAAGCTGAATACCCCGGAGAATCCAGCAATGACGACCACTGTTCCGAAGTTCATCCTTAATTCTTTACGTGTTCTTACTAGTTCATCCATAAACAATTAATACGTGTCATTCAAATTGGCCCGCTCTTTAAAAAACAGTTAAGCAATATTATCCGGTTACGTGATTGGAGCCGAAGAACAGCGTTCTGCGCAGTTGAGTCCTCCGTCCTCAGCACGTTTGGCACCTGCCTTTGCAAAATAAGATTTTGTCCAGAAATCGCTGTGCTGTTTGGAACGAGTGCGAACGGGATCGTGTGATCGTCGTTTCTTCCAGCAGTCAACTCAGTACGCGCAAATAGAATACTGTGTGCAGGGTCGTCTGTCTGAAGTGAAGTCGCATTGTGCGCTCTCCTCGACTTCACTATTACGCACATAGGCGGAGACAatttaaacacactgcagaCCTACTGTTAGAAAGTAGGGGAGAGACGCTATAAATGTAAAgtatcataaatgtaacacggtcaGTAACTTTTTGTACATTGCTGTTACAGCAGGCATCTCGGGTTTGTATGCGCACAATTGTTTACTAGGTGGCCGAAACATGATATCCccgtctgtataaatgtatcaGCTGTTACAGTTACGCCGTCTCGGAGTGCTGTTTTATGATTACAGaatgccatttaaaaagaaGACGAGAGGTTGCTACCCAGGAAGGTCATAGAGaaggcttcagatttggagattagggacactagatGGTGTAAACCATTTACATATAGTGTCATTTTGGGGAGAcctatgcattttaaatggtgtttgatatttgttaaagaaaataattgtacTCAACGTGTTTGACTTTGaaagttagttcagtgtttaatgtcaAATTAGTTCAGATAATTTGCTTGCTGCGTTGATATAGcatcatcttctggatgctccaagtgataaatggaaaagaaacagggACCTGATCACAGGCATGTATGATAGGTACACACCAGATTGGCCTGTATAGTAGGCGatttgctttgtaaaacaaacaaatcagcTTTCCTCGTCGATTTGGACGTTACAACTCACTTCACGGTAAGTCACAGCGTTGCTTGTGCGTCAACGTGTGTGTAAGgtcttttttcataattaaagcCCATtacttcataatctgaggatgtgacTGGTCTCACgcgtttccttgattaacactagtaaacacagacaaaacaccATTATGCACATTATGGGGaagttttcatttactgtaacCAATATTCCGACCCTCTGTTACAATTATATTAAATCGAACGAATGTTCATCGGACagcttgttcttgttcttggaTTAAATTGTATCCGACTGCATCGGACGTAATTGAAACGCGTAATGCCTAGTGACATGTAAAAGCGGTTTGAAGTAAAATCTCACAATGCCaggctgtgttttctgtgtaaatcagcaaaatccaaaaatcgTTACATTTATAGCGACTCCTCCCTATACGGCCACAGACATACTTGAACTGGACTCGTGTCAAATGCAAGCGTGCAAACGTTCCCCGGCATTTCCAAGAAATTAAGCCCCAAATCCATACACCGAGGTTTGGAAGGGAGAAGGGCAGGGAAGGGAGACATATCACCCCCAATATATTCATGAGTTCATTCCTAGACTAACTACTATCCTTGTAAGAACTGACATGACGCGCGAGACTAGGCGGTCCAACAGTTTTCCTCCCTCGGAATAGAAATTAAGCCTACGCCTATGACCAAATGCTGCAATCGAGTGCCATACCAGTAAATTAGCTTCCACATTCTAAAGGTTTTAGAGAGGGTAACAGTTATCATGGTATCTCATACACAAACAACCAAGTGTACAACTAGGTTGTACACGAGGCGTGGGAAACCATGGTTATTCAAACGTTTGTCGAAAATAGCAAAAGTATTATTAATCAATGGCAGAGACAACTCTATACAAATGGTTCGTGTGCAAGTTTAAAGCGTTAAATACTTAAATTCCATTTATAATGGTAGAactcagtaaaatatttatgcatgtgcaaatattttttcttttttgctcccTGTACTCCGCAACTGTCAGAACTGGAACTCAGATTTATTCTGTAATAATGTGTTTCATTATACTACCAGTAAAGTGTGATGAATTGAACGAGGACCTGAAATCGCAAGAAATAATGTGTAATTTGGAATACTGTGTGGACTACCGCTGATACACCTGATGGTTACTTAACcttaagtaaataaaatcaacCTTATCCATCTCTTGATGCCTTGGGGAAGCATCAGACAGATGCGCATCATAAAATCTCTCCTCCTCACCGCCCCCGAAATGATGTTAATTCTCGAAGGTACCCCTGAGGTGACACTGACCTTGGTAAACAAAGGTAACGCGACGAGTGCAACAGATGAGGGTGATGACAGTATTGAAACAATCATGAGAGGCTGCAATGGCCCTGCGGCTCCCGTGTACAAACCAGCCTATCGCTGCCTGGTACAGTGCGGCTTGAGGTAGCGTGGAGAAGGGGAAATATCCATAGGAGGAACGCATCGGAGGCGACTGAAGGTttaagaacaattaaaaaaactttaatcaCAGGAGAAAATCCATGCCGTTCATCGCTCCCCTTAACCCTCCCCCAATTTGTTCACCCTTCGAGGGCCGTTTTGATTATCTCTGCTCTTCTGGACTTAGCCGCTTCCTCAAATTTCTCAATGACTTGATTGCAGGTCTTCTTCTGCAAGACAGAAaaaagcaaggttttttttttttttgttgcacgtATTGTTTTAACGTTTTCTACAATCGAGACAATCGTGTTTGTGCTCAAACATGTTGCTCTATTTAGTTTAGTCTATGAATAAATCAGAGGACAGATTCATCATGAAAAGGAACCTTAATTTTTAAAGGGAGAACTTTATGAACAAGTCTTCATTTAAACAGTTAAACTGGAAATTGACCCAGTGACCGGCACTGCCAGTttgaaaaataaccaaaaataataGATAATAGAAATTCCCTTCACGTCTTGCATTAAGCGGCATTGAAACTTTAAGGAAAATAGTGCAACTGCTTCTGGGTGTTGGCTTTCAACTTCTGTGGGAAGGCTGCCCCCTATTGGCCAACTGACTGGCCATCAACTACGAGATAGGAGAGGCCCCCAAATAACTGTGCCTAATGAACCTTCCTCGGTGGTTTAAAAGCCTTTCTTCCCACTTAAAACCCAGGGCTTTTTgcaagaacccccccccccccccatcttaaATAAACCCGATTACCTccaatattatatttcatacaTGGTTCGAAGCTTGAATTTAAGAGCACAGTTaaaccaaaatgaccaaatcatTTTAAGGACACATTTATTCTGggaaacaacaaataaataccaaaattgttttgtattttctttattctgtcgTGTGTATGTACTTCTGATATTGGGCAGaaccagatttcttttttcaatcaTACCCCAGGATGTATGCAACACCAGGATAAAAGTTTGGAGTGGGTTGAACAAAGCAGTGAAATTTGTCATGTTTTCCTATTGGACAAGGTGAGCCCAAATgtccccaaaacctctccaaatggcaccaaacctctccaaattaGAACCTTGtgtatatctttttttccccagccatATTACACTTCCAGAGGCTATTTCCATTGAGGGTGGTACCTTCAGGAACTGCGTAAagcaaatattctttatttacacATTCTCTCTTTTAGACTAAGCTTTGTATTTCAGTGTTCGTAGTTGTTAGTTATCACACAAACTAAATTCATCtagaaacaatcaaaccactttGTTTTACCTTGCTGAGTGCTCTGACCTGCAATCAGCTGCCAGACTTAAGTAAATCAGGCTTGTAAGCAGTAAACCACCTAATCACAAGAAGAAAATATAACTGaatcataaattatttacaataataCAGTGCTCCTATAgattaatgcaaataaaatgaggGTATggatattattaaaatgttcatttcacacacacacacacacacacacaacaaaaaaatgaacaaagtgaACTAAGGGaccaaaaaaagtaattctTCAGGTTGTGTTCCGTTAGTAAGACAAAGGGGCATAGGATATCAGgaagtattatttattttcacacagtgGTGAATGCACTGAATGGCTTGCTGTTTCATGTAGTACAAGCAGAATCCCTCGGCTTGCGTTTCAAGTCCAGGCTTGACACCGTTCTGAATAATCTCTGGTTTGTAGGTACGTCAGGCCAAGGTAGGCTCAACAGCCTGTTGTAGATGCATTcttatgttttaaataaaactagaCTCTACAATCAGCCATACACATTTGAATTTAAACCTCATTGCCACAAGGTCAGGATTAAATCTGAAAGTTCCCACTGGTAGAGGACAGGCTTGCGTATTGTCAAACAGCTACTGATAAAATGCATATCGCAACGAGGGCTGCTAAAGTATGAGAATGTTCAGCGGTAGAGAATTTCCATGGGAATTAACAGGCATATATAGGGATTAACAGGAATAAATGGGAAACTCaagtcaaatcaaattttatttatatagcacatttcacgAGCAACTGTCACACTactacgcttcacagacaaccctggccaaAAACCCCACAGGAGCAAGTCGAAGGCAACAAGTGGCAAGGAAAATCTCCCCGGTAACAGATAGGAATAAACCTTGAAAGCAACCACAGTGAAGGGGGAACctatcctcctctggtcagctcagggtgTAGGTAAATGACCAgcatggtcagtcagtcaatcttCAAGTTGATCAAATTAGAGACAGCTAGGTGACAATCCTAAGGAGGCgtctcagatgatgggtggggagCTTGTGGGGGATATCTGCGCCGGCTGCATTATCTATGTCGCGCGCATATAGAAACATAAACCTTTTACGTTATAAGCAGACATAGTTGCAAAACATACTGATAGAAAATGGACAAATGGACAATTTAATTCTGAATTGAACTTTAAATGAGTTTACTTTTTATATGGGATTCTTTCACAGAACAACAAGAAAAGGAACACTGAATAATGCATTCCCTCTGATGGGATAAAGCGCTGTTTAAGCAGAGTTGAATTTCTACTTAATTCGAATTAAATGGGACTCTGAGAATTATCTGTGCATGTGATGCAACAGTGCACTGCACATGCGATTTAAGAATGCAAAGTGCAGGGTTAAAATTCAACTGGATTTACATTAAATGGGACtattttaaccaaaacatgccACAATATCTAGAATGagctttttatttgtattttcccccaaaaaatattcactatTATACGTGAATAAATGTCCAAATCCTAATACACATGGGTCTgagatttttgaaaaaagttttcaaaacaaaatatcaagAAAAACATAACTGAGTACAATAACAGTCGCTTAATGTGAACAGTAAAAGTAACTGAAGGAACACAATAAAAATTCGCaaattttttaaacccacaATATGGAGATTCTGGGGATAACAGTGTCAACCAGGATTTGTTTTTGAGAGCAGTATTTGAGCGGTACTCAGTCTCAGTATAGCTGTTTGGACAATAAtggtaaattaaaaatgaacaatgcaGATTCAGATGACTGATTAGGCTACTTTCTGAGCCTGAACGTTTCACTTAATTTACAGCATCAGTGGAGCATCAAATGCACTGGTACATGCATCTTGGATCATATCGCCCACAATCATGGAATTGGGCTGATATAAATTTGTTTTGAACCATAATATAAAGTAGAAGATACAAGCCCAATATTAACATGCATCCCTAATATTCTGAGCACCGCAGCATGATTTAACTGCTTAAGCACTGCTTTGAGCTGAACCTTGGGATTGGACTTGTCAGAGACTCTTTCATGACCCAGATTCAAAATCATTTTCCTTTCTCTGTGAGTTACAGTTATTAGCAGAGTCCAGCAATTAGCAGACAGTGGAAGGTTTTTTGTCTAGTAAAGGCTGTACTCAACTAGAAGTGCCTTGCAAAAGTATTCAGATCCGTGGACAATTTTctctacattcatttttatcaacttacatttttatattcaaaccTCATATGCTCAAATAGAAAGTTTTAAAGCTAAAATGAGTTGCATATTTATATTAGTTTAAAATAAGAACCAAACTGAAGTATGTTGCTTGGCAAGCAATGGTCTTTCAAATGATACCCAGGTAGATTCACATTCAATTTGAACACAAGAGCAAAAATCCCGCAATGGATGCCAAGAGAAGAGTGAATCATGACTAACCATAATTAACCACAGCTCAGAAAGCCTTTGATACAGATGGAAATGAGCAATGCTTTGAGTGCGTGAAAATTATGGATcgactttcaaaaaaaaagaaaaaaaaaaagaaagaataccAGCGTTTCTTCGTGACAAATTAAGAACTATGCATCAAGAAATCCATAAAGCAACAGAAAAGTAAGTTTCAAAAACTGTGCAAAATTAAATCACGGTTTATAACCCTAAATTCCCGCATGCAAAATCGAGCACTTTCAAGATGTACAAAGACCCGCTAGAATcttttaaagcaagaaaatgcacttctgaACAGCTTCTGTTATACAGCGTGTACTTACAATCAGAAATTTCTGCCTTTCTTTCTGAAGCTTGAGAATCTCCTCCACAGTTAGCTCGTTCACGCTCTTCTTTAGCAAGATGAACGCGCACAAAGGGGAGTGCGATTTGTGCTCTTTCCTAACACAAACAAATTAAGattcggtaaaaaaaaattttttttttaaatgtatcaagCACATCTTGGTTTCCTTACGAATATAGGTGCTACACATCCTTTAATATACCTAGCAAGTATAGCTAAATCATAGAAAATACAGATAGCAAAGTTAGCCATCTAAACTAAGTCTAATGCATAtctaatataaaacataatgcAATTAACGTTACTGTATCaacaaatgttatctattatTAGTTACAGAAACAGCTTACTCTGGGTCATCCTGCGGTTCCCACCCCTCCAGTTCCTTGTAGCAATAAAAACACATCGCAATGTCTGGGCTGTTTTCTGAAGGTGTGTGGATGAACCCAGCTTTGGCCATCTACGAGAAGGCGATATCACAACACGGATGTCACACAAGAGATAAGCTAGCGATCTGGCTCGCAGTCGCAGGCAAACGAAGACAGAGGGAAAATTCTTGATTAAAAAGCTAATTACAGCTAACGAAAACTACAATGTAATTAGTTTAGTTTAGCTAAGTTTTCTGTAGTCTAAATGCCAGACTTCAATTTACAAGATTACATGCCTATACCGTTAAATGTCTACAACGTTATAATGCTCAAGTACACGTAAAGAAGCTAGGCCAAGCAGTAGCTAGGTTCTAGCTAAGTTACTTACATTTTCAGGAGTGCATGCGCAGCCCTCTTCAAACGGCCAGCCTGAATATGTTTGTAGtctgttttcataaaaatacatttttgtgtgttccGCGTTGACTGGTTCcatgttttatgttgttttatcATATACTAATTAAGTATCATATGTTGCGTTTTCTGTAATTTATTGAGCATGCAACTCAGACGGTTAATGCTAGGAGTTTGTTCACTGTTTAAATTTCAGCGcgcaaaaacaacacaaccaagtcgttgcattgtgggaaatgtagtcttgTAGTTTCTATGTATTCTGTACTCTACGGTTGGCcaaacttaaaaaatgttttatttaatccatGGGcgtcattcacaaaacttttattaaattatacttacttttgttcttaaaaatttcctatgaaaaaccaacatgtgcaaacctttgtttttgtgcacatcccaggtgtatgaggtgATGAATGCctactgtttgtaaattttctgcgcaatcctgttcatgtgattagcataataAAACTTCCATGAATAAATACAAGCAAGAAATAAATAGTTTGTGGAAACATTCTTATgcacagtttacaatcaaatatgatcgtacgcatgtttcgtgaatgaggtcTAATGTGTATAACATTAGATAAATTCTTTCAAAATAGTCAGACAACTGATCTATTTCCTATTATACATTGCATATTGAATGGAAAATCGTAAAGATAAGCTTAGTGAATTCATCAGGAGATTTAACACTTACCAAAATACAAGAGGCTAAATTTGCCTTGATACTAGGATAATTCAGCTGGCTTCATATAAGTTACAGTGACTGAGTACACAAaccatattcacatttttcatgtagATCTGTCGGTATATATCCAAAAATGATTACCCCATGCAGAAAATTCATGATGACAACATAGATTAATGAACAATCATgacaatttattcatttttttaatgacaggaGAAAAAAGGTATGCTCACCCAGAAACCTGTTCTTTCTGCTCACCAGACCAGTCTTCATGCCACCAGCAAAAGCCTGTGAAGACTCTTCATCAGTTTTAGTGTTATAGGTAATACATTATTTGTGTTGTGAAGACAgagaatacacaaaacaaatacaaacataacCAACACATCATACACAGTTTCTGTGGTACTTTGCTCCAAATCAAACCACAATACCAGAGGAAGAGTAAGTGGCCCTGAATTCCTAAACCATAGTACAGTATTTGCCATTATTGCTGCAGAcccaatttaaaaattaaatctgaGACAGCTCAGTTGATTTTTATCATGGAAAATCACTATGACGTGGCATATTCAAACAGGTGAATTTTTCTCAGGTGAAACAACACAAACCACCTCTGTTGTGCCCCTGCCAATATACTGTACTTTCCAACAGAGGGCACTACGTTTACATTACCCAGAAAACTTTACACTGGGAGAATGGATCTCcgtgtatgtatatgtaaaaaTGGCACTGGCAGGCAATGCGCCACAACATAAGGGCGTGGGCAAAGTAAATGCACTTCTCATCCACTGGCTGAGGCAGGGTGGATTGTACTCATCGCTACTGACACCACTCGTTATGTCCTCTCTGGCTGCAGTCTGGGCATTAGGAAACCTGTGCACCAGAAGCCGCTGTTAAAGATGCACTAACCTGGATTAAAATGCTTTATCTGTCCCCCCCAAAGATCCACTCCATTTAAAGGTTTTTGCAGCGTCAGGGGCATATTCATAAGCAAGGAGAGCAGCGCAGAGCCCTCTGGGTAATTTCACTACCAGCATGACACCTCTTATCCGTCTCAGTGTTGCAATGTAAGTTAAGGCTAATGGCTAAAGCCCAAAAACTACTATGTAGAATGGCAAATCCGGGTCCACTTGGAACCTGCTTGCCATCTGGGGACATGTTGCCATAGGTGTCCTTGGGATATGTTTTGTAATAATGGATGTGATTAAGCATTTTATCTCTGTGTAAGTTTGCTACTTCctgttttaattctttttttgtgcatttattaatttatttttgcacaatgctctatttaaatatttatcccCTATCCATTCTTCAGGAACACCGAAaaacagctggagcagcagaTCCCTTCAAAATTGTTCACCCAATTATAGTTCATTGGGCTCTCGAGGCACAGTAAGGGTATGCAGAATGTTTGCCAATCTGAAAAGGtaaactattaaaaaataataatgtatatttaCTATGTATTTGAGCATGCAATTCAACTGTGGAATGATTGCATGTGCCAAGAACCTTAGACACTTACATGAAATTAACTGTTcaattactgtaaaaaaaaataaaaaaaataaaaaacaaataaaaacatatccTGCCTATGTAATGTGCTGCATTGATTACAGTTGGCAGAATTGCAAATCTAGCACTAACTTTGGCAGTAGgatttaaagggatagttgAAACTTAAGTATGCTGGCAGGTTGTCAGAATCTTCTCTAAATGTCTGCAATATCGTTCTTTGTTCAAAAAATTGTCCGGACCAATAGAGGACatactaaaacacacacacacacacacacacacacacacacacacacacaatgtgaaCCGTCCTTTTAAACCGTACTGTCCATGTAGCTTGTCTAGGCCTGAACTGAGTGTACAGTTAAAGCAAATTATACTGTTGTCTAATGTTTTTTGCATGACCATTCAGCATATTCAGGCTTAATTTATTAGTGcttggtaataaaaaaaatcatagccATGCCAATTTGCTACCAATTCAAAACACATAATTGAATAAATCAAGAAGGTCAGTCCTTACACACCAGCCTTCATCACTATCACCCACCTGTTGGATGCAACATCAGGTGATAAGAGGTGACTGAAAGAACTCATCTTCACTAAGTTATTCATTTTACATGGAGGACGACCTTAAAAACTGGGTTGCAGAGAggaattattttccattaaagaGGTAATATAACAATGGTTCACAATATCTCTATGAAGCTTAAATGACTGTAGGAAAAAGCTATCTTCATACTATTAAAAATTTTGTAATTGTCCTAAATTGTCTCTTTATAGTGTATTTGGATGTACATGTTATGCAAATGCTGTCTTATTTGGCTCTTTTTCCTATTAATATCCATAAATAGCAACTTTTTTTCAAACATCCAGTCTTCACTCATTTCCCAAATTATTGGGCACTCTAGGACCCAGTGGAGAACATGGTGGTGCTCCAGGATCAGGGCAGGGAAAATCAGTTCAGATTTCATCCATTTTTCAACTATTGATGATTGTGACTACCCCCTATTCTGCTGCCCATGCTGCTCATTGTGGTATTGTTCACAGGTGCCTGAAGGGCAGAGCAGGGGGTCGCAGAGGGTCGTTGGTGCAATCGGGAGCACATGTGTTCAGGGCTCCCAGAGAGATTAAGATGCCTGTCTCCAGTTTGAGGAAGAGCTCTCTCCCCActgtttggtttctgttttgggGTTGGCTGCATTTTTGGTTTTACACCATACAAGATTGCTTCAGCATACCTTTCATACATCCACTCACCTACACTACTGATAGTGCTGACTTTCACACCCcatgtttgtcttgtttttttgtataattaggtcattttaaataaatgtgaattcgCTTTTTAAATGCGTCAGTGTGCATCTCCCTTTTTGTCATGGCCCTTGAGCCAAGCCGTGACAATGCTacacttatttttaattaaacaatgtaTGTAAGCAAGGTGCTGTCGGCGACCACTGTTGAATGACAGCAAATGAAATGTCTGCTACTCTACTTTTCactattgttttcttttcaccacGTAAGtcctattttacatttttcaatgagaaattgtgttattttttacatggtGTGCTTattccaaattaaaaataaaagctgagataGTGAATAAACTTGTTTACTCGTGTGAGCCATATATGGAGTCCTGTTTTGACAAGACCAAAAAACCCAGGACTGGCTCAAACACAGCTGCTGCATGCACagattattgttgttgttttttttgttttttttttgaagtggtGAAAGCACAGTAAATGAGGTTCGGGCAGAATAGGTCATtattttcatcctttttttgTTAGCACTTGCATTTGCCGACTGCATTTGCTTCCTAAAAATAGGGATCACGAGGACTGGAGCCGACTCAAAACACAAACATCCTCAGAACATCTGTGCTTTTCccaaaaatacaatttagttAAAGGTTCAGCGTGTCAGAACAGGTACGTGAGCAATTACAACTTTTGTTATTCCCGTATAGGTTCTTTCTTATGATTGCAAGGGACTAAGTCAAGAGAATTCATTATCAGACACTGAATGTAAAGATTAAATTTACAGACAGTGACAGATGGGTACGCTGATTGACAGTTGTGTGGCTATTTTCTGAAGCACAGACAGCAACACAGAGATGAGCATTTGGGTTTTTGGAGAaagatgattattttatttatcatcatcatcatcatcatcatcatccatttgaaaatcatttttgaaaaaaaaaacgaaggaaaaaaacccaaacacataCCCTCCCGAACTTAAATGTCATAATGGACCATGTTATAACAATGCTATACTGTACTAGTCTCTTTTTCCTGGGCTACAGCTCCTCGCAATCTGATTGAAGGGTTTCGCGTTAATGATACCAAGGCGTTCAGTCCTAAACCTCACATCCCTTAtagcaggggttcccaaacgTCCATCACAAGCTCTCAAAAGTGATCATCTGGTGGCTGTCTCAGTAAAATTGTTAAAGTTTGACAGCTTAAGCCAACGTACACAGCAGGCTGCAATGGAGTGACCGCTTC
This genomic window from Anguilla rostrata isolate EN2019 chromosome 17, ASM1855537v3, whole genome shotgun sequence contains:
- the LOC135243623 gene encoding baculoviral IAP repeat-containing protein 5-like → MEPVNAEHTKMYFYENRLQTYSGWPFEEGCACTPENMAKAGFIHTPSENSPDIAMCFYCYKELEGWEPQDDPEKEHKSHSPLCAFILLKKSVNELTVEEILKLQKERQKFLIKKTCNQVIEKFEEAAKSRRAEIIKTALEG